One region of Triticum aestivum cultivar Chinese Spring chromosome 6B, IWGSC CS RefSeq v2.1, whole genome shotgun sequence genomic DNA includes:
- the LOC123135890 gene encoding transcription factor TDR, producing MGGGEYHQQSIIGGLASVHGHGEGGGGTVEAALRPLVGGAHGWDYCIYWRLSPDQRFLEMTGFCCSAEFEAQVATLADVPSSIPLDSSSIGMHAQALLSNQPIWQSSGGAPGPDLLTGYEAASSGAEKTRLLVPVAGGIVELFASRYMAEEQQMAELVMAQCGGGGQGWQETEAQGFAWDAAAAAADQGRLYAAASLNLFDGAGGSGSGEPFLAGVQEDGAAGVGWQYAAESSERPSAVAQEHQQLHGSGVGRADSGSERSDMQLGDPDDGETQRGSGKDGGGKRQQCKNLIAERRRRKKLNNRLYTLRSLVPNITKMDRASILGDAIDYIVGLQKQVKDLQDELEDPNPRGGTGGDSKAPDVLLDDHPPPGLDNDEDSPQQQPFPSAGGKGARKEEAGDEEGKEAEDQDMEPQVEVRQVEGKEFFLQVLCSHKSGRFVRIMGEIAALGLQITSVNVTSYNKLVLNVFRAVMKDNEAAVPADRVRDSLLEVTREMYGGGGAWSSPLPPPPSTNAKLDGMDGQAVPAAAGDHYQLHHQVLGGYHHQHLQYLAMD from the exons ATGGGAGGAGGAGAATATCACCAGCAGAGCATCATCGGCGGCCTTGCGTCTGTTCATGGCcatggagagggaggcggcggcacCGTGGAGGCTGCCCTCAGGCCGCTCGTCGGCGGCGCCCACGGCTGGGACTACTGCATCTACTGGCGGCTCTCTCCTGACCAGAG GTTCTTGGAGATGACGGGGTTCTGCTGCAGCGCCGAGTTCGAGGCGCAGGTGGCCACGCTCGCCGACGTCCCTTCCTCCATCCCTCTCGACTCCTCCTCCATCGG GATGCACGCTCAGGCGCTGCTGTCGAACCAGCCGATCTGGCAGAGCAGCGGCGGGGCGCCGGGTCCGGATCTACTCACGGGCTACGAGGCTGCCTCCAGCGGCGCCGAAAAGACACGgctcctcgtccccgtcgccggcgGCATCGTCGAGCTCTTCGCTTCGAGATAc ATGGCGGAGGAGCAGCAGATGGCGGAGCTGGTCATGGCGCAGTGCGGCGGCGGTGGGCAGGGGTGGCAGGAGACGGAGGCGCAGGGGTTTGCGTGGgacgcggcagcggcggcagctgACCAGGGGCGGCTCTACGCGGCGGCGTCGCTCAACCTATTCGACGGCGCAGGGGGAAGCGGCTCCGGCGAGCCATTCCTGGCGGGAGTGCAGGAGGACGGCGCGGCCGGCGTCGGGTGGCAGTACGCGGCAGAGAGCAGCGAGCGGCCGTCGGCAGTGGCGCAGGAGCATCAGCAGCTGCACGGCTCGGGCGTGGGGAGGGCGGATTCGGGGTCGGAGAGGAGCGACATGCAGCTGGGGGACCCCGACGACGGCGAGACGCAGAGGGGCTCCGGCAAAGACGGCGGAGGGAAGCGGCAGCAGTGCAAGAACCTCATCGCGGAGCGGAGGCGGCGCAAGAAGCTCAACAACCGCCTCTACACGCTCCGGTCCCTCGTCCCCAACATCACCAAG ATGGACCGTGCGTCGATCCTCGGAGACGCGATCGACTACATCGTGGGGCTGCAGAAGCAGGTGAAGGACCTGCAGGACGAGCTGGAGGACCCGAACCCGCGGGGGGGCACCGGCGGCGACAGCAAGGCCCCCGACGTGCTCCTCGACGACCACCCGCCGCCGGGCCTCGACAACGACGAGGACTCGCCGCAGCAGCAGCCATTCCCGTCCGCCGGCGGCAAGGGGGCccggaaggaggaggccggagacGAGGAGGGGAAGGAGGCGGAGGATCAGGACATGGAGCCGCAGGTGGAGGTCCGGCAGGTGGAGGGGAAGGAGTTCTTCCTGCAGGTGCTTTGCTCCCACAAGTCCGGGCGCTTCGTCCGCATCATGGGCGAGATCGCCGCCCTTGGCCTCCAGATCACCAGCGTCAACGTCACCTCCTACAACAAGCTCGTCCTCAACGTCTTCCGCGCCGTC ATGAAGGACAACGAGGCGGCCGTGCCGGCGGACAGGGTGAGGGACTCGCTGCTGGAGGTGACCAGGGAGATGTACGGCGGGGGCGGCGCGTGGTCgtccccgctccctccgccgccgtcgacgaACGCGAAGCTCGATGGCATGGACGGGCAGGCGGtgccggcggcggccggggaccACTACCAGCTGCACCACCAGGTGCTGGGAGGGTATCATCATCAGCATCTGCAGTACCTCGCCATGGATTGA